From a single Candidatus Deferrimicrobiaceae bacterium genomic region:
- a CDS encoding Fic family protein, whose protein sequence is MEGQLDARLTELPPLDLHELVGRISGVDEFRGWWQGRAYAFPSILARLQERTIEVSAGISARSAGRLSFSSPRERPWGRRPEGGAPSGEAASKAGYAELLRSVFREYRDMELGQDLILGFHAQLFRYSPADRAHRGRYRAVPGKAAAYPLGSMESPALRPVEPHLAPGKMDLLSRWTAARLGSRAFHPLLVIASFLLEFLAISPFADGNRRMSRILASFLLLRCGYAHVPYFPLDAVIAEREMDYSIALRRAQAKRNIPRPDIMPWLRAFLEVLQEQALELRTLLEGRPPEDLLSGNQRAVLSLLDRHGEVSIRMVRRELGIPRDTVKQVLARLHERNLVRRAGAGRAARYLRAPLLPG, encoded by the coding sequence ATGGAGGGCCAGCTCGACGCAAGGCTTACGGAACTGCCCCCCCTCGATCTCCACGAACTGGTCGGGAGAATCTCCGGGGTCGACGAGTTCCGGGGGTGGTGGCAGGGACGGGCCTACGCCTTCCCGTCGATCCTCGCCCGATTGCAGGAAAGGACGATCGAGGTTTCCGCCGGCATTTCCGCCCGGAGCGCCGGAAGGCTCTCCTTTTCCTCCCCGCGGGAGCGGCCGTGGGGGCGAAGACCCGAAGGCGGCGCGCCGTCCGGGGAGGCCGCCTCGAAAGCCGGGTACGCGGAACTGTTGCGGTCGGTGTTTCGCGAATACCGCGACATGGAATTGGGGCAAGACCTCATCCTCGGGTTCCACGCGCAGCTGTTCCGGTATTCGCCCGCCGACCGGGCGCACCGGGGAAGATACCGGGCGGTGCCCGGCAAGGCGGCGGCGTATCCGCTCGGGAGTATGGAGTCCCCGGCGCTGCGCCCCGTAGAGCCTCATCTCGCCCCGGGAAAAATGGATCTCCTGTCGCGATGGACGGCGGCCCGCCTGGGCTCCCGGGCCTTCCATCCGCTTCTGGTCATCGCCTCCTTCCTTCTCGAATTCCTCGCCATTTCCCCCTTTGCGGACGGGAACCGGAGGATGAGCCGGATCCTCGCATCCTTCCTTCTCCTCCGCTGCGGCTATGCCCACGTTCCGTATTTCCCGCTGGACGCCGTCATCGCGGAGCGGGAGATGGACTATTCCATCGCCCTGCGAAGGGCCCAGGCGAAACGGAACATCCCCCGGCCGGACATCATGCCGTGGCTGCGGGCGTTCCTCGAGGTGCTGCAGGAGCAAGCCCTCGAACTTCGCACCCTCCTGGAAGGGCGTCCCCCGGAAGATCTCCTGTCGGGGAACCAGCGGGCCGTCCTTTCCCTTCTCGACCGGCACGGGGAGGTGAGCATCCGGATGGTCCGCCGCGAGCTCGGCATCCCCCGAGACACCGTAAAGCAGGTCCTGGCGCGCCTTCACGAACGGAACCTGGTCCGCCGTGCGGGGGCGGGCCGGGCCGCGCGGTACCTTCGCGCCCCTCTCCTACCCGGGTAG